A window from Myripristis murdjan chromosome 11, fMyrMur1.1, whole genome shotgun sequence encodes these proteins:
- the pals2b gene encoding MAGUK p55 subfamily member 6b isoform X5 yields the protein MQQVLDNLGELPTSTGAKDIDLLFLRGIMESPIAHEKLEEVKLEAVQDNNVELVTEILGDINSLSVKDDSAAELSRILQEPHFQSLLEAHDMVASKCYEVPPPAEMANDAAVNSALMQADAVRMIGIRKKAGEPLGVTFRVEKDDLVIARILHGGMIDRQGLLHVGDIIKEVNGKDVGNNPTELQEMLKDCSGGITLKILPSYRDAPAPPQVYVRPHFDYNPTNDNLIPCREAGMGFKRGDILQIVNREDPNWWQACHVVGGATGLIPSQFLEEKRKAFVPREFDGSGILCGTLTGKKKKKMMYLTAKNAEFDRHELQIYEEVAKMPPFQRKTLVLIGAQGVGRRSLKNRLVVLNPTRFGTTIPFTSRRPRDDELDGNSYHFTTRLEMEVDVKAGRFLEHGEYDGNLYGTKIDSIHEVVATGRTCILDVNPQALKVLKTAEFMPYVVFIAAPEFDTLKAMHKAVVDAGITTKQLTDVDLRKTVDESARIQRAYNHYFDLTIVNDNLDKAFETLQAAVDKLCTEPQWVPVNWVY from the exons atGCAGCAGGTATTGGATAACTTGGGCGAGCTGCCCACTTCCACAGGGGCCAAAGACATCGACCTGCTCTTCCTGCGCGGCATCATGGAGAGTCCCATT GCCCACGAGAAGCTCGAGGAGGTGAAGCTGGAGGCGGTGCAGGACAACAACGTGGAGCTGGTGACGGAGATCCTGGGCGACATCAACAGCCTCAGCGTGAAGGACGACAGCGCGGCCGAGCTGTCCAGGATCCTGCAGGAACCCCACTTCCAg tctctgctgGAGGCACACGACATGGTCGCCTCCAAGTGTTACGAGGTCCCGCCCCCAGCTGAGATGGCCAATGACGCGGCAGTGAACAGCGCCTTGATGCAGGCAGACGCCGTGCGCATGATTGGCATCCGAAAGAAGGCCGGAGAGCCACTg GGCGTGACGTTTCGCGTGGAGAAGGACGACCTGGTCATCGCCCGAATCCTCCACGGCGGCATGATCGACAGGCAGGGCTTGCTGCACGTGGGCGACATTATCAAGGAGGTGAACGGGAAGGACGTCGGTAACAACCCCACCGAGCTGCAGGAGATGCTCAAGGACTGCAGCGGGGGGATCACGCTGAAAATATTACCGAGCTACCGAGACGCCCCGGCCCCCCCACAG GTGTACGTGCGACCACACTTTGACTACAACCCAACCAATGACAACCTGATCCCTTGCCGAGAGGCTGGGATGGGCTTCAAGAGAGGCGACATCCTTCAGATTGTCAACAGAGAGGATCCCAACTGGTGGCAG GCATGCCATGTGGTGGGTGGTGCCACGGGACTGATCCCCAGTCAGTtcttggaggagaagaggaaagccTTCGTCCCTCGAGAGTTTGATGGATCAG GGATCCTGTGCGGAACATTAactggaaagaagaagaagaagatgatgtaCCTGACAGCAAAGAATGCAG agTTTGACAGACACGAGCTGCAGATCTACGAAGAGGTGGCAAAGATGCCGCCATTCCAGAGGAAGACACTGGTTCTGATTGGTGCTCAGGGAGTTGGCAGGCGCAGTTTAAAGAACCGATTGGTGGTCCTCAATCCGACCCGCTTCGGCACCACTATACCAT TCACCTCGCGGCGGCCCCGTGACGATGAGCTGGATGGCAACTCATACCACTTCACCACGCGACTGGAGATGGAGGTGGATGTGAAGGCTGGCCGCTTCCTGGAGCACGGCGAGTATGACGGCAACCTGTACGGCACCAAAATCGACTCCATCCACGAGGTGGTGGCCACGGGACGCACCTGCATCCTGGATGTCAACCCACAG GCTCTGAAAGTACTTAAAACAGCAGAGTTCATGCCCTATGTGGTGTTCATCGCAGCGCCAGAGTTTGATACGCTCAAGGCCATGCACAAAGCTGTGGTGGACGCAGGCATCACCACCAAGCAACTCACG GATGTGGATCTGAGGAAAACAGTGGACGAGAGCGCCCGGATCCAGAGGGCCTACAACCACTACTTTGACCTGACCATCGTCAACGACAACCTGGACAAAGCCTTCGAGACGTTACAGGCTGCCGTGGACAAACTGTGCACCGAACCCCAGTGGGTCCCAGTGAACTGGGTGTACTGA
- the pals2b gene encoding MAGUK p55 subfamily member 6b isoform X4 — MQQVLDNLGELPTSTGAKDIDLLFLRGIMESPIVRSLTKAHEKLEEVKLEAVQDNNVELVTEILGDINSLSVKDDSAAELSRILQEPHFQSLLEAHDMVASKCYEVPPPAEMANDAAVNSALMQADAVRMIGIRKKAGEPLGVTFRVEKDDLVIARILHGGMIDRQGLLHVGDIIKEVNGKDVGNNPTELQEMLKDCSGGITLKILPSYRDAPAPPQVYVRPHFDYNPTNDNLIPCREAGMGFKRGDILQIVNREDPNWWQACHVVGGATGLIPSQFLEEKRKAFVPREFDGSGILCGTLTGKKKKKMMYLTAKNAEFDRHELQIYEEVAKMPPFQRKTLVLIGAQGVGRRSLKNRLVVLNPTRFGTTIPFTSRRPRDDELDGNSYHFTTRLEMEVDVKAGRFLEHGEYDGNLYGTKIDSIHEVVATGRTCILDVNPQALKVLKTAEFMPYVVFIAAPEFDTLKAMHKAVVDAGITTKQLTDVDLRKTVDESARIQRAYNHYFDLTIVNDNLDKAFETLQAAVDKLCTEPQWVPVNWVY, encoded by the exons atGCAGCAGGTATTGGATAACTTGGGCGAGCTGCCCACTTCCACAGGGGCCAAAGACATCGACCTGCTCTTCCTGCGCGGCATCATGGAGAGTCCCATTGTACGCTCCCTCACTaag GCCCACGAGAAGCTCGAGGAGGTGAAGCTGGAGGCGGTGCAGGACAACAACGTGGAGCTGGTGACGGAGATCCTGGGCGACATCAACAGCCTCAGCGTGAAGGACGACAGCGCGGCCGAGCTGTCCAGGATCCTGCAGGAACCCCACTTCCAg tctctgctgGAGGCACACGACATGGTCGCCTCCAAGTGTTACGAGGTCCCGCCCCCAGCTGAGATGGCCAATGACGCGGCAGTGAACAGCGCCTTGATGCAGGCAGACGCCGTGCGCATGATTGGCATCCGAAAGAAGGCCGGAGAGCCACTg GGCGTGACGTTTCGCGTGGAGAAGGACGACCTGGTCATCGCCCGAATCCTCCACGGCGGCATGATCGACAGGCAGGGCTTGCTGCACGTGGGCGACATTATCAAGGAGGTGAACGGGAAGGACGTCGGTAACAACCCCACCGAGCTGCAGGAGATGCTCAAGGACTGCAGCGGGGGGATCACGCTGAAAATATTACCGAGCTACCGAGACGCCCCGGCCCCCCCACAG GTGTACGTGCGACCACACTTTGACTACAACCCAACCAATGACAACCTGATCCCTTGCCGAGAGGCTGGGATGGGCTTCAAGAGAGGCGACATCCTTCAGATTGTCAACAGAGAGGATCCCAACTGGTGGCAG GCATGCCATGTGGTGGGTGGTGCCACGGGACTGATCCCCAGTCAGTtcttggaggagaagaggaaagccTTCGTCCCTCGAGAGTTTGATGGATCAG GGATCCTGTGCGGAACATTAactggaaagaagaagaagaagatgatgtaCCTGACAGCAAAGAATGCAG agTTTGACAGACACGAGCTGCAGATCTACGAAGAGGTGGCAAAGATGCCGCCATTCCAGAGGAAGACACTGGTTCTGATTGGTGCTCAGGGAGTTGGCAGGCGCAGTTTAAAGAACCGATTGGTGGTCCTCAATCCGACCCGCTTCGGCACCACTATACCAT TCACCTCGCGGCGGCCCCGTGACGATGAGCTGGATGGCAACTCATACCACTTCACCACGCGACTGGAGATGGAGGTGGATGTGAAGGCTGGCCGCTTCCTGGAGCACGGCGAGTATGACGGCAACCTGTACGGCACCAAAATCGACTCCATCCACGAGGTGGTGGCCACGGGACGCACCTGCATCCTGGATGTCAACCCACAG GCTCTGAAAGTACTTAAAACAGCAGAGTTCATGCCCTATGTGGTGTTCATCGCAGCGCCAGAGTTTGATACGCTCAAGGCCATGCACAAAGCTGTGGTGGACGCAGGCATCACCACCAAGCAACTCACG GATGTGGATCTGAGGAAAACAGTGGACGAGAGCGCCCGGATCCAGAGGGCCTACAACCACTACTTTGACCTGACCATCGTCAACGACAACCTGGACAAAGCCTTCGAGACGTTACAGGCTGCCGTGGACAAACTGTGCACCGAACCCCAGTGGGTCCCAGTGAACTGGGTGTACTGA
- the pals2b gene encoding MAGUK p55 subfamily member 6b isoform X3 — translation MVTAMEDACPNGVREKEVTPPADVAATGEGPPASQPTRGPDTSGAMQQVLDNLGELPTSTGAKDIDLLFLRGIMESPIAHEKLEEVKLEAVQDNNVELVTEILGDINSLSVKDDSAAELSRILQEPHFQSLLEAHDMVASKCYEVPPPAEMANDAAVNSALMQADAVRMIGIRKKAGEPLGVTFRVEKDDLVIARILHGGMIDRQGLLHVGDIIKEVNGKDVGNNPTELQEMLKDCSGGITLKILPSYRDAPAPPQVYVRPHFDYNPTNDNLIPCREAGMGFKRGDILQIVNREDPNWWQACHVVGGATGLIPSQFLEEKRKAFVPREFDGSGILCGTLTGKKKKKMMYLTAKNAEFDRHELQIYEEVAKMPPFQRKTLVLIGAQGVGRRSLKNRLVVLNPTRFGTTIPFTSRRPRDDELDGNSYHFTTRLEMEVDVKAGRFLEHGEYDGNLYGTKIDSIHEVVATGRTCILDVNPQALKVLKTAEFMPYVVFIAAPEFDTLKAMHKAVVDAGITTKQLTDVDLRKTVDESARIQRAYNHYFDLTIVNDNLDKAFETLQAAVDKLCTEPQWVPVNWVY, via the exons ATGGTGACGGCTATGGAGGACGCCTGTCCCAACGGGGTCCGGGAGAAAGAGGTGACACCCCCTGCTGATGTGGCTGCCACAGGGGAGGGGCCCCCGGCCTCCCAGCCCACCAGGGGACCAGATACATCTGGAG ccatGCAGCAGGTATTGGATAACTTGGGCGAGCTGCCCACTTCCACAGGGGCCAAAGACATCGACCTGCTCTTCCTGCGCGGCATCATGGAGAGTCCCATT GCCCACGAGAAGCTCGAGGAGGTGAAGCTGGAGGCGGTGCAGGACAACAACGTGGAGCTGGTGACGGAGATCCTGGGCGACATCAACAGCCTCAGCGTGAAGGACGACAGCGCGGCCGAGCTGTCCAGGATCCTGCAGGAACCCCACTTCCAg tctctgctgGAGGCACACGACATGGTCGCCTCCAAGTGTTACGAGGTCCCGCCCCCAGCTGAGATGGCCAATGACGCGGCAGTGAACAGCGCCTTGATGCAGGCAGACGCCGTGCGCATGATTGGCATCCGAAAGAAGGCCGGAGAGCCACTg GGCGTGACGTTTCGCGTGGAGAAGGACGACCTGGTCATCGCCCGAATCCTCCACGGCGGCATGATCGACAGGCAGGGCTTGCTGCACGTGGGCGACATTATCAAGGAGGTGAACGGGAAGGACGTCGGTAACAACCCCACCGAGCTGCAGGAGATGCTCAAGGACTGCAGCGGGGGGATCACGCTGAAAATATTACCGAGCTACCGAGACGCCCCGGCCCCCCCACAG GTGTACGTGCGACCACACTTTGACTACAACCCAACCAATGACAACCTGATCCCTTGCCGAGAGGCTGGGATGGGCTTCAAGAGAGGCGACATCCTTCAGATTGTCAACAGAGAGGATCCCAACTGGTGGCAG GCATGCCATGTGGTGGGTGGTGCCACGGGACTGATCCCCAGTCAGTtcttggaggagaagaggaaagccTTCGTCCCTCGAGAGTTTGATGGATCAG GGATCCTGTGCGGAACATTAactggaaagaagaagaagaagatgatgtaCCTGACAGCAAAGAATGCAG agTTTGACAGACACGAGCTGCAGATCTACGAAGAGGTGGCAAAGATGCCGCCATTCCAGAGGAAGACACTGGTTCTGATTGGTGCTCAGGGAGTTGGCAGGCGCAGTTTAAAGAACCGATTGGTGGTCCTCAATCCGACCCGCTTCGGCACCACTATACCAT TCACCTCGCGGCGGCCCCGTGACGATGAGCTGGATGGCAACTCATACCACTTCACCACGCGACTGGAGATGGAGGTGGATGTGAAGGCTGGCCGCTTCCTGGAGCACGGCGAGTATGACGGCAACCTGTACGGCACCAAAATCGACTCCATCCACGAGGTGGTGGCCACGGGACGCACCTGCATCCTGGATGTCAACCCACAG GCTCTGAAAGTACTTAAAACAGCAGAGTTCATGCCCTATGTGGTGTTCATCGCAGCGCCAGAGTTTGATACGCTCAAGGCCATGCACAAAGCTGTGGTGGACGCAGGCATCACCACCAAGCAACTCACG GATGTGGATCTGAGGAAAACAGTGGACGAGAGCGCCCGGATCCAGAGGGCCTACAACCACTACTTTGACCTGACCATCGTCAACGACAACCTGGACAAAGCCTTCGAGACGTTACAGGCTGCCGTGGACAAACTGTGCACCGAACCCCAGTGGGTCCCAGTGAACTGGGTGTACTGA
- the pals2b gene encoding MAGUK p55 subfamily member 6b isoform X2, producing MVTAMEDACPNGVREKEVTPPADVAATGEGPPASQPTRGPDTSGAMQQVLDNLGELPTSTGAKDIDLLFLRGIMESPIVRSLTKAHEKLEEVKLEAVQDNNVELVTEILGDINSLSVKDDSAAELSRILQEPHFQSLLEAHDMVASKCYEVPPPAEMANDAAVNSALMQADAVRMIGIRKKAGEPLGVTFRVEKDDLVIARILHGGMIDRQGLLHVGDIIKEVNGKDVGNNPTELQEMLKDCSGGITLKILPSYRDAPAPPQVYVRPHFDYNPTNDNLIPCREAGMGFKRGDILQIVNREDPNWWQACHVVGGATGLIPSQFLEEKRKAFVPREFDGSGILCGTLTGKKKKKMMYLTAKNAEFDRHELQIYEEVAKMPPFQRKTLVLIGAQGVGRRSLKNRLVVLNPTRFGTTIPFTSRRPRDDELDGNSYHFTTRLEMEVDVKAGRFLEHGEYDGNLYGTKIDSIHEVVATGRTCILDVNPQALKVLKTAEFMPYVVFIAAPEFDTLKAMHKAVVDAGITTKQLTDVDLRKTVDESARIQRAYNHYFDLTIVNDNLDKAFETLQAAVDKLCTEPQWVPVNWVY from the exons ATGGTGACGGCTATGGAGGACGCCTGTCCCAACGGGGTCCGGGAGAAAGAGGTGACACCCCCTGCTGATGTGGCTGCCACAGGGGAGGGGCCCCCGGCCTCCCAGCCCACCAGGGGACCAGATACATCTGGAG ccatGCAGCAGGTATTGGATAACTTGGGCGAGCTGCCCACTTCCACAGGGGCCAAAGACATCGACCTGCTCTTCCTGCGCGGCATCATGGAGAGTCCCATTGTACGCTCCCTCACTaag GCCCACGAGAAGCTCGAGGAGGTGAAGCTGGAGGCGGTGCAGGACAACAACGTGGAGCTGGTGACGGAGATCCTGGGCGACATCAACAGCCTCAGCGTGAAGGACGACAGCGCGGCCGAGCTGTCCAGGATCCTGCAGGAACCCCACTTCCAg tctctgctgGAGGCACACGACATGGTCGCCTCCAAGTGTTACGAGGTCCCGCCCCCAGCTGAGATGGCCAATGACGCGGCAGTGAACAGCGCCTTGATGCAGGCAGACGCCGTGCGCATGATTGGCATCCGAAAGAAGGCCGGAGAGCCACTg GGCGTGACGTTTCGCGTGGAGAAGGACGACCTGGTCATCGCCCGAATCCTCCACGGCGGCATGATCGACAGGCAGGGCTTGCTGCACGTGGGCGACATTATCAAGGAGGTGAACGGGAAGGACGTCGGTAACAACCCCACCGAGCTGCAGGAGATGCTCAAGGACTGCAGCGGGGGGATCACGCTGAAAATATTACCGAGCTACCGAGACGCCCCGGCCCCCCCACAG GTGTACGTGCGACCACACTTTGACTACAACCCAACCAATGACAACCTGATCCCTTGCCGAGAGGCTGGGATGGGCTTCAAGAGAGGCGACATCCTTCAGATTGTCAACAGAGAGGATCCCAACTGGTGGCAG GCATGCCATGTGGTGGGTGGTGCCACGGGACTGATCCCCAGTCAGTtcttggaggagaagaggaaagccTTCGTCCCTCGAGAGTTTGATGGATCAG GGATCCTGTGCGGAACATTAactggaaagaagaagaagaagatgatgtaCCTGACAGCAAAGAATGCAG agTTTGACAGACACGAGCTGCAGATCTACGAAGAGGTGGCAAAGATGCCGCCATTCCAGAGGAAGACACTGGTTCTGATTGGTGCTCAGGGAGTTGGCAGGCGCAGTTTAAAGAACCGATTGGTGGTCCTCAATCCGACCCGCTTCGGCACCACTATACCAT TCACCTCGCGGCGGCCCCGTGACGATGAGCTGGATGGCAACTCATACCACTTCACCACGCGACTGGAGATGGAGGTGGATGTGAAGGCTGGCCGCTTCCTGGAGCACGGCGAGTATGACGGCAACCTGTACGGCACCAAAATCGACTCCATCCACGAGGTGGTGGCCACGGGACGCACCTGCATCCTGGATGTCAACCCACAG GCTCTGAAAGTACTTAAAACAGCAGAGTTCATGCCCTATGTGGTGTTCATCGCAGCGCCAGAGTTTGATACGCTCAAGGCCATGCACAAAGCTGTGGTGGACGCAGGCATCACCACCAAGCAACTCACG GATGTGGATCTGAGGAAAACAGTGGACGAGAGCGCCCGGATCCAGAGGGCCTACAACCACTACTTTGACCTGACCATCGTCAACGACAACCTGGACAAAGCCTTCGAGACGTTACAGGCTGCCGTGGACAAACTGTGCACCGAACCCCAGTGGGTCCCAGTGAACTGGGTGTACTGA
- the pals2b gene encoding MAGUK p55 subfamily member 6b isoform X1: MKALRWRLESISVSRWIEKHLAGTRYVHTRPRGGGAADWPRGADIPAVWDRVTQRSDREGKAMQQVLDNLGELPTSTGAKDIDLLFLRGIMESPIAHEKLEEVKLEAVQDNNVELVTEILGDINSLSVKDDSAAELSRILQEPHFQSLLEAHDMVASKCYEVPPPAEMANDAAVNSALMQADAVRMIGIRKKAGEPLGVTFRVEKDDLVIARILHGGMIDRQGLLHVGDIIKEVNGKDVGNNPTELQEMLKDCSGGITLKILPSYRDAPAPPQVYVRPHFDYNPTNDNLIPCREAGMGFKRGDILQIVNREDPNWWQACHVVGGATGLIPSQFLEEKRKAFVPREFDGSGILCGTLTGKKKKKMMYLTAKNAEFDRHELQIYEEVAKMPPFQRKTLVLIGAQGVGRRSLKNRLVVLNPTRFGTTIPFTSRRPRDDELDGNSYHFTTRLEMEVDVKAGRFLEHGEYDGNLYGTKIDSIHEVVATGRTCILDVNPQALKVLKTAEFMPYVVFIAAPEFDTLKAMHKAVVDAGITTKQLTDVDLRKTVDESARIQRAYNHYFDLTIVNDNLDKAFETLQAAVDKLCTEPQWVPVNWVY, encoded by the exons ATGAAGGCGTTACGTTGGAGGCTTGagtccatctctgtctctcgctgGATAGAAAAGCATCTTGCGGGTACGAGATATGTACACACACGTCCACGTGGCGGGGGGGCGGCTGACTGGCCGAGGGGAGCAGACATTCCTGCGGTTTGGGACAGAGTGACACAACGATCCGACCGGGAGGGTAAAG ccatGCAGCAGGTATTGGATAACTTGGGCGAGCTGCCCACTTCCACAGGGGCCAAAGACATCGACCTGCTCTTCCTGCGCGGCATCATGGAGAGTCCCATT GCCCACGAGAAGCTCGAGGAGGTGAAGCTGGAGGCGGTGCAGGACAACAACGTGGAGCTGGTGACGGAGATCCTGGGCGACATCAACAGCCTCAGCGTGAAGGACGACAGCGCGGCCGAGCTGTCCAGGATCCTGCAGGAACCCCACTTCCAg tctctgctgGAGGCACACGACATGGTCGCCTCCAAGTGTTACGAGGTCCCGCCCCCAGCTGAGATGGCCAATGACGCGGCAGTGAACAGCGCCTTGATGCAGGCAGACGCCGTGCGCATGATTGGCATCCGAAAGAAGGCCGGAGAGCCACTg GGCGTGACGTTTCGCGTGGAGAAGGACGACCTGGTCATCGCCCGAATCCTCCACGGCGGCATGATCGACAGGCAGGGCTTGCTGCACGTGGGCGACATTATCAAGGAGGTGAACGGGAAGGACGTCGGTAACAACCCCACCGAGCTGCAGGAGATGCTCAAGGACTGCAGCGGGGGGATCACGCTGAAAATATTACCGAGCTACCGAGACGCCCCGGCCCCCCCACAG GTGTACGTGCGACCACACTTTGACTACAACCCAACCAATGACAACCTGATCCCTTGCCGAGAGGCTGGGATGGGCTTCAAGAGAGGCGACATCCTTCAGATTGTCAACAGAGAGGATCCCAACTGGTGGCAG GCATGCCATGTGGTGGGTGGTGCCACGGGACTGATCCCCAGTCAGTtcttggaggagaagaggaaagccTTCGTCCCTCGAGAGTTTGATGGATCAG GGATCCTGTGCGGAACATTAactggaaagaagaagaagaagatgatgtaCCTGACAGCAAAGAATGCAG agTTTGACAGACACGAGCTGCAGATCTACGAAGAGGTGGCAAAGATGCCGCCATTCCAGAGGAAGACACTGGTTCTGATTGGTGCTCAGGGAGTTGGCAGGCGCAGTTTAAAGAACCGATTGGTGGTCCTCAATCCGACCCGCTTCGGCACCACTATACCAT TCACCTCGCGGCGGCCCCGTGACGATGAGCTGGATGGCAACTCATACCACTTCACCACGCGACTGGAGATGGAGGTGGATGTGAAGGCTGGCCGCTTCCTGGAGCACGGCGAGTATGACGGCAACCTGTACGGCACCAAAATCGACTCCATCCACGAGGTGGTGGCCACGGGACGCACCTGCATCCTGGATGTCAACCCACAG GCTCTGAAAGTACTTAAAACAGCAGAGTTCATGCCCTATGTGGTGTTCATCGCAGCGCCAGAGTTTGATACGCTCAAGGCCATGCACAAAGCTGTGGTGGACGCAGGCATCACCACCAAGCAACTCACG GATGTGGATCTGAGGAAAACAGTGGACGAGAGCGCCCGGATCCAGAGGGCCTACAACCACTACTTTGACCTGACCATCGTCAACGACAACCTGGACAAAGCCTTCGAGACGTTACAGGCTGCCGTGGACAAACTGTGCACCGAACCCCAGTGGGTCCCAGTGAACTGGGTGTACTGA